In Nitrospira sp., one DNA window encodes the following:
- a CDS encoding response regulator transcription factor: MLRILIGDDHAVFRRGTKDVLQEHFAPVEVVEAKTGWEMITLASQGHWDACVMDVTMPGKSGTDLLEHLRTLQPTTPVLVYSMHPEESYAVRMIQSGASAYLNKATGLDELIEAMRSLLAGEEFINPAVAHVLVDRMRTKNSGQLHDALSNREFQILRKVAQGESLKQIATELCLSANTVSTYRARILEKLRVKSNAELTRYALEHALI, encoded by the coding sequence ATGTTGAGAATTTTGATCGGAGACGACCACGCCGTATTTCGGCGCGGCACGAAAGACGTGCTTCAGGAGCATTTTGCGCCGGTGGAAGTCGTGGAAGCCAAAACCGGCTGGGAGATGATCACGCTGGCGTCGCAAGGGCATTGGGATGCCTGTGTCATGGATGTCACGATGCCCGGCAAGTCGGGGACGGATCTGTTGGAGCATCTTCGCACGTTGCAACCAACCACACCCGTGCTCGTCTATAGCATGCACCCGGAAGAGAGTTATGCGGTGCGGATGATCCAAAGCGGGGCGAGTGCCTATTTGAATAAGGCGACCGGTCTGGATGAACTCATTGAGGCCATGCGGTCCTTATTGGCGGGGGAAGAATTTATCAACCCGGCGGTGGCGCATGTATTGGTGGACCGCATGCGGACCAAGAATTCCGGCCAATTGCATGACGCCCTGTCCAATCGAGAATTCCAGATTTTACGGAAGGTCGCGCAAGGTGAATCGCTCAAGCAGATCGCCACGGAGTTGTGCTTGAGCGCCAATACGGTCAGCACCTACCGCGCGCGTATCCTTGAGAAGCTCCGGGTCAAATCGAACGCCGAGCTCACGCGCTACGCGCTGGAACACGCTCTTATTTGA
- a CDS encoding DoxX family protein: MAIRNRSCYDGAEIRRDRFFGSSSAGKGFIRPPPCAHDGPLKIDENFQPPHAGPVCSGPDNRQQQGEGFEYHLLVIGMSLALVLDGGGRWSVDRLIANTLAPRGWAGTHG; the protein is encoded by the coding sequence GTGGCGATTCGAAACCGATCGTGTTACGACGGCGCGGAAATCAGGCGTGATCGATTTTTCGGCTCTTCCTCAGCCGGGAAAGGCTTCATCCGTCCGCCGCCTTGTGCGCATGATGGCCCGCTGAAGATAGATGAGAACTTCCAGCCTCCCCATGCCGGTCCAGTCTGCAGCGGGCCGGACAATCGCCAACAACAGGGAGAAGGATTTGAATATCACCTGCTGGTGATCGGCATGAGCCTCGCGCTTGTGCTAGACGGCGGCGGACGCTGGTCTGTAGACCGGCTGATCGCCAACACGCTGGCCCCTCGCGGATGGGCCGGGACCCACGGGTAA
- the hpnR gene encoding hopanoid C-3 methylase HpnR: MRVLAVHPGPLMYTKIYLRLEPLGLELVAAGLRQAGHDVRLIDLQIETQDRYARLLHEWAPEVVAFSCNYLANVPEVVDLAKLTKRLLPACYVCVGGHSASFIATQLLRHGQGAIDCVLRGEGEESMRALLDAVTNDRVTLQHVPGIVTSNGEGPPARFVHSLDDLQPARDLLRQRRKYFIGVLDPCASIEFTRGCPWDCSFCSAWTFYGRSYRARSCEAIVEDLKRISEPACFIVDDVAFIQAQQGFAIGEAIASHGIRKQYYLETRGDVLLRNKEVFRLWTTLGLKYMFLGIEAIDAEGLAQHRKRISLGKNFEALEFARTLGITVAINLIADPDWDRERFETVRRWCLEIPEIVNVSVNTPYPGTESWQTETRPILTRDYRLFDIQHAVLPTRLPLSEFYCELVKTQQILNTKHLGWAAIKGTAKLAAGHLLRGQTNFVKMLWKFNSVYNPDLQMADHRKPVFYAMDLPQHANGCSRDGVISIHRMKGQAAQQLDEDSVRFVNQSSGRAIAVGDRSSQRN, from the coding sequence ATGCGTGTCCTCGCGGTTCATCCCGGCCCGTTGATGTATACCAAAATCTATCTTCGACTGGAGCCGCTCGGCCTTGAACTGGTGGCGGCAGGACTCCGGCAAGCCGGCCACGACGTGCGCCTCATCGACCTACAGATCGAGACCCAGGACCGCTATGCCAGACTGTTGCACGAATGGGCACCGGAGGTGGTAGCCTTCTCCTGTAACTATCTCGCCAATGTCCCGGAAGTCGTCGATCTCGCTAAATTAACGAAACGCCTGCTTCCCGCCTGTTACGTGTGCGTGGGCGGGCATAGCGCGTCCTTCATCGCGACGCAATTGCTTCGCCACGGACAAGGCGCGATCGATTGTGTGTTGCGAGGAGAAGGCGAAGAATCCATGCGAGCCTTGCTGGATGCGGTCACCAACGATCGAGTCACTCTTCAACACGTTCCGGGAATCGTCACGTCGAACGGCGAAGGGCCGCCGGCGAGGTTCGTGCATAGTTTAGACGATCTTCAGCCGGCGAGAGATCTACTGCGACAGCGCCGCAAATATTTCATCGGAGTGCTGGACCCCTGCGCCTCGATTGAGTTCACCAGAGGCTGCCCCTGGGACTGCTCGTTTTGCAGCGCCTGGACATTTTACGGACGCAGCTATCGGGCCAGAAGCTGCGAGGCGATTGTCGAGGATCTCAAGCGGATCAGCGAGCCGGCCTGTTTCATCGTGGACGACGTGGCGTTCATTCAAGCGCAGCAAGGATTTGCGATCGGGGAGGCCATCGCTTCCCACGGCATCCGCAAACAATATTATCTGGAAACACGCGGCGATGTGTTGCTCCGCAACAAAGAGGTGTTCCGACTCTGGACCACGCTTGGTCTCAAATATATGTTTCTCGGGATCGAAGCGATCGATGCAGAAGGGCTGGCCCAGCATCGTAAGCGAATTTCGCTGGGAAAAAATTTCGAAGCGCTGGAATTTGCCAGAACATTAGGCATTACGGTAGCCATCAATCTGATCGCCGACCCCGACTGGGATCGGGAACGGTTCGAGACGGTTCGGCGATGGTGCCTGGAGATTCCCGAGATCGTGAATGTCAGCGTCAATACGCCCTATCCGGGGACGGAAAGCTGGCAGACGGAGACCAGGCCGATCCTCACGCGCGACTATCGCCTCTTCGACATTCAGCATGCCGTTTTGCCGACGCGACTGCCGCTGTCGGAGTTCTATTGCGAACTGGTCAAGACGCAGCAGATTCTCAACACAAAGCATCTCGGTTGGGCGGCGATAAAAGGAACGGCAAAACTCGCCGCGGGGCATCTTCTGCGAGGACAAACGAATTTCGTGAAGATGCTTTGGAAGTTCAACAGCGTCTATAACCCTGATCTGCAAATGGCCGACCATCGGAAACCGGTCTTTTATGCGATGGACCTTCCCCAACATGCCAACGGATGCAGCCGTGACGGAGTGATCTCGATCCATCGCATGAAAGGACAAGCGGCCCAGCAATTGGACGAGGACAGCGTCAGGTTCGTCAATCAGAGCAGCGGCCGGGCCATCGCGGTGGGAGACCGTTCCTCTCAGCGGAATTAG
- a CDS encoding Ku protein, translating into MPRSLWKGAISFGLVHIPVVLYSAEDRNSFDLTMLDRRNMKPIGFKRYNKETGKDVGWDDIVKGYEYEKERYVVLTEEDFRRANVEATQTIDIVSFVDARDIDPIYFETPYFLAPDKRGDKGYALLRETLKKTDKAGIAMVVIRTRQYVCALLPADEAIVLNTLRYANELKSIKDIDLPAASLKSAGVSPREIEMATKLVEEMTDRWKPEAFRDTYHEDLLKLIDKRIKAGQTEVVSEPEEEAKPQKRAEVVDLMALLKRSVQEREQTPRQAASGKRPTVRHDRVHSRKSA; encoded by the coding sequence ATGCCGCGTTCATTGTGGAAAGGCGCGATCAGCTTCGGACTGGTTCACATCCCGGTGGTGCTCTATTCGGCTGAAGACCGTAATAGCTTCGATTTGACGATGCTGGACCGCCGCAACATGAAGCCGATCGGCTTTAAGCGCTACAACAAAGAGACGGGCAAGGACGTGGGCTGGGACGATATCGTGAAAGGCTACGAATACGAAAAGGAACGCTACGTGGTGTTGACGGAGGAAGATTTTCGCCGGGCCAACGTGGAAGCCACACAGACCATCGACATCGTCAGCTTCGTTGATGCCCGGGACATCGATCCGATCTATTTCGAGACGCCCTATTTTCTCGCGCCGGACAAGCGGGGCGACAAGGGCTATGCGCTCCTGCGGGAGACGCTTAAGAAAACGGACAAGGCCGGCATCGCGATGGTGGTGATCCGTACCAGACAATATGTGTGCGCTCTGCTGCCGGCCGACGAGGCAATCGTCCTGAACACGCTGCGCTACGCGAATGAACTCAAATCGATCAAGGACATCGATTTGCCGGCAGCCAGTCTCAAGAGCGCCGGGGTCAGCCCGCGTGAAATCGAGATGGCGACGAAACTGGTCGAAGAAATGACCGATCGGTGGAAACCTGAGGCCTTCCGGGACACGTATCACGAGGATCTGTTGAAGCTCATCGACAAACGCATCAAGGCCGGCCAGACCGAAGTGGTCAGCGAGCCGGAAGAGGAAGCAAAACCCCAGAAGCGTGCCGAGGTGGTCGATCTCATGGCCCTGCTGAAACGGAGCGTGCAGGAGCGTGAACAGACACCCCGACAGGCGGCGAGTGGGAAGCGTCCTACCGTCCGTCACGATCGGGTGCACAGCCGTAAAAGTGCGTGA
- a CDS encoding YihY/virulence factor BrkB family protein: protein MTSVARSASPSSASARESPWKLGGLSLPELARRLWRETEKDEILGRGAQLAYYFILSLFPALIFLTALMGLFPLQDAMPELMIYLQNVLPGDALSLVQKYLEQVVRGSGGGLLSLGLLGALWASSSGVTAVIDSLNTVYGAKESRPFWKVRLLAILLTIALAGFIILSITLVLYGEHIGAWVADFVGLGWLFELSWVLVQWPVAIGLMLFALAAVYYFCPDVEQDWRWVTPGSLLAVLLWLLVSLAFKLYVEHFGDYNKVYGSIAGVIVLMLWFYFTGITLLLGGELNAEIAKAAGATQGGTGDEATTGLGGTRRIGRA, encoded by the coding sequence ATGACATCCGTTGCGAGATCTGCCTCGCCATCCTCAGCTTCGGCCAGAGAAAGCCCCTGGAAACTCGGCGGCTTGTCACTCCCGGAATTGGCGCGCCGTCTGTGGCGCGAAACCGAGAAAGATGAAATTCTCGGCCGGGGGGCGCAACTGGCCTATTACTTCATTCTGTCGTTGTTCCCGGCCCTGATCTTTTTGACGGCGTTGATGGGCCTGTTTCCGCTCCAAGACGCCATGCCGGAACTGATGATCTATTTGCAGAACGTCCTTCCGGGAGACGCGCTTTCGCTGGTGCAAAAATATTTGGAGCAGGTGGTGCGGGGCAGCGGCGGAGGATTGCTCTCGCTCGGACTACTCGGAGCCCTATGGGCGTCCTCAAGCGGCGTCACGGCCGTCATCGATTCGTTGAATACGGTCTATGGGGCGAAGGAATCGCGCCCATTCTGGAAGGTACGCCTGCTTGCGATTCTGCTGACCATTGCGCTGGCCGGCTTCATCATTCTGTCCATTACACTCGTGTTGTATGGTGAGCATATCGGCGCCTGGGTCGCCGATTTCGTGGGACTCGGGTGGCTGTTCGAATTGAGCTGGGTGCTTGTGCAATGGCCGGTCGCCATCGGGCTGATGCTGTTCGCCCTCGCCGCGGTGTACTACTTCTGCCCCGACGTGGAACAGGATTGGCGCTGGGTCACTCCCGGCTCGCTGCTTGCGGTGCTGCTCTGGCTGCTCGTGTCGCTCGCCTTCAAGCTCTATGTCGAACACTTCGGCGACTATAACAAAGTCTACGGATCCATTGCCGGGGTCATCGTGCTGATGCTCTGGTTCTACTTCACGGGAATCACGCTGTTGTTAGGCGGGGAACTGAACGCCGAAATCGCCAAGGCGGCCGGAGCCACACAAGGCGGAACAGGCGACGAGGCCACAACGGGTTTGGGTGGAACCAGACGGATCGGGCGCGCGTGA
- a CDS encoding DUF748 domain-containing protein, whose translation MIAIILLAATIADEPMRTYIEEKTNASLKGYTLHIEKLNLHPLTLSLDLENVTLIQHRHPDPPMAHIPKWHAGLQWTGLLTGQVVSDHRIDRPSASLTRPQAKAELHDARPSAWQDVVRQIFPLRINTVTVTDAEVTYYDHHKAKPVTLSHVQVEARDIINRGGEEEAYPSSISVDARLPQGGHITVKGHTNLLTRPFPAINVDFELDNIALIDFIGLAGGYNLRLDRGRLAGNGHADIAPWRQVADISDIRLEGVKADYVYRRRPNDDARRAEAAAVAKKAKDDPLLVINIQRGKVLESEFGFVNQAASRDYRIFAADVNADLDNFTTRLRDLQGGDAVVKVTGRFMGTGRSVIAGTFRPEKPTPDFDLDVQIIKTDMKSLNDVLRAYADFDVQRGNLSFFSELSIRQGEVSGYLKPIFRDVEVYDPHQDEDKAWSKKVYELVIGDVVDLLKNAKTDQVAADGAVTGPLPNPSADTWQVVGTLIQNAFFKAILPGLEKEHGKA comes from the coding sequence TTGATTGCGATCATTCTGCTTGCTGCGACCATCGCCGATGAGCCGATGAGAACGTACATCGAAGAAAAAACCAATGCCTCGCTCAAAGGCTACACCCTCCATATCGAGAAACTGAATCTCCATCCGCTGACCCTGTCCCTCGATCTCGAGAATGTGACGCTCATTCAACATCGCCATCCCGACCCACCGATGGCGCACATCCCGAAATGGCATGCCGGCCTGCAATGGACTGGGCTCTTGACGGGGCAAGTCGTGAGCGACCATCGCATCGATCGGCCGTCGGCCAGCCTGACCCGGCCGCAGGCCAAGGCCGAACTGCACGACGCACGTCCAAGTGCCTGGCAGGATGTGGTTCGGCAGATCTTTCCGCTTCGCATCAATACCGTGACCGTCACAGACGCGGAGGTCACGTACTACGACCATCACAAGGCGAAACCTGTGACGCTCTCGCATGTACAGGTTGAAGCGAGAGACATCATCAATCGCGGCGGCGAGGAAGAAGCCTATCCCTCTTCCATTTCGGTGGACGCACGTCTTCCGCAAGGGGGCCACATCACGGTCAAGGGCCATACCAACCTATTGACCAGACCGTTTCCGGCGATCAACGTGGACTTCGAGCTGGACAACATCGCGCTGATCGATTTCATCGGCCTCGCCGGCGGATATAACCTGAGGCTTGATCGGGGCCGGCTGGCGGGGAACGGTCACGCCGATATCGCGCCCTGGAGGCAGGTGGCGGACATCAGCGATATCAGACTGGAAGGTGTGAAGGCGGACTATGTCTATCGGCGGCGGCCGAACGATGACGCGCGTCGGGCGGAGGCGGCGGCTGTGGCGAAGAAAGCAAAGGATGATCCGCTGCTGGTGATTAACATCCAACGTGGAAAAGTGTTGGAGAGTGAATTCGGGTTTGTGAACCAGGCGGCGTCGCGGGACTATCGGATCTTTGCCGCCGACGTGAACGCCGATCTCGATAATTTCACCACCAGGCTGCGCGACCTGCAGGGAGGCGACGCCGTCGTCAAGGTGACGGGCCGATTCATGGGTACGGGCCGCAGCGTGATCGCCGGCACGTTTCGGCCGGAGAAACCGACGCCTGATTTCGACCTCGACGTTCAAATCATCAAAACCGACATGAAGTCATTGAATGACGTGCTGCGGGCCTATGCCGACTTTGACGTCCAGCGCGGCAACCTGTCCTTTTTCAGTGAACTCTCTATCCGGCAGGGAGAGGTTTCCGGCTACCTCAAGCCCATCTTCCGGGACGTCGAAGTCTATGACCCTCATCAAGATGAGGACAAGGCGTGGAGCAAAAAGGTGTACGAGTTGGTTATCGGCGACGTGGTGGATCTCTTGAAGAATGCGAAGACTGATCAGGTTGCGGCCGACGGGGCTGTGACGGGGCCGCTTCCCAATCCCTCCGCCGACACCTGGCAGGTGGTGGGAACCCTCATTCAAAACGCCTTCTTTAAGGCAATCCTGCCGGGGTTGGAAAAGGAGCACGGCAAAGCATGA
- a CDS encoding TonB-dependent receptor — protein MVLDTVEVEGHRKATISPTYIVTKDREPNTERTISQQGIRQFATPAQTQSLLGINMLPSVNIQTAEPYGLGSQFSVNIRGKTAFHLARTIEDLPINGVVGGFELFDLENVNSLTLYSGAIPTDHGFAPSNATGQLNLSLLRPRDTFGVTYRQSNGSFQFNRTYGRVDTGELPTKTKLFLSYSYSDAHKWKGDGDSPAGRSNGEFGLSQELGQHAKLEIFGVVQSYQTNTFRALTYPQSQNLGTFRGFDFNRTTTGNPAQDVFFYGFNSAQYNTWALFANLEVKPTATSRFMLKPYYWNNDGFTLTGGTVLGQPGVTRWDQNNRNYGLVAQYDVDFWGVTGSVGYWHDTMQAPPPPVNMKAFNVLPSGQLQFRQWSLLDQQNQHVFHAPYVKLAKHTDRYDVQIGLKYLYQIRPSYQGYNLTGLPDVPYDQVFNANPTANPNLAIGSGSYHQFLPYAGFSYSFTSELAGRFVYGRNYGRPDWGPAISAFNGNQAAFLSQGLTLNSIVSPLRPQITDNFDVGLRYTQRHWYIAPTLFDTEVHNQETFIFDPKVNTQYAVPDMQARSVGGELEVGIEPFDKFSIFGTASYFRYYFLNNVRTGTNATLQAQGNQVPDAPKYMAKIGASYEFHGLTVAPIIRWIGSRFGDAANTQRVSDYYIVDVNLAYAIPEAFGYEKLGLKHLQLFASFLNVTDRKYVSLISFNELQFTGGTSYFAGAPFTAVVGLTASTF, from the coding sequence TTGGTGTTAGACACCGTGGAGGTGGAAGGTCATCGGAAAGCCACCATTTCGCCCACTTATATTGTGACGAAAGATCGAGAACCCAATACGGAACGTACAATCAGTCAACAAGGCATACGCCAGTTCGCGACGCCTGCACAAACTCAGTCGTTACTGGGCATCAATATGTTGCCGTCCGTGAATATCCAAACGGCCGAACCCTATGGATTGGGCTCGCAGTTCAGCGTCAACATCCGAGGCAAAACGGCTTTTCACTTGGCCCGTACGATCGAGGATTTACCAATTAATGGGGTCGTCGGCGGGTTCGAGCTGTTTGATCTCGAAAACGTCAACAGCCTGACCCTCTACAGTGGCGCCATCCCTACTGACCACGGATTCGCGCCCTCCAATGCGACGGGACAGTTGAACCTCTCTCTGCTACGTCCTCGGGATACGTTTGGGGTCACCTACCGGCAGAGCAATGGCTCGTTCCAGTTCAATCGGACCTATGGGCGGGTGGATACCGGGGAATTGCCCACCAAGACCAAGCTGTTTCTTTCGTATTCCTACTCGGATGCGCACAAATGGAAGGGAGACGGGGATTCGCCGGCTGGTCGGTCCAATGGCGAGTTCGGGCTTTCTCAAGAACTGGGTCAACACGCGAAACTTGAGATTTTCGGTGTCGTTCAAAGCTATCAGACGAATACCTTCCGAGCGCTGACGTATCCACAGTCCCAAAATTTAGGAACGTTTCGCGGATTTGATTTCAATCGCACGACCACCGGCAATCCTGCGCAAGACGTGTTCTTCTATGGATTCAACTCCGCGCAATACAATACGTGGGCGCTCTTTGCGAATTTGGAAGTCAAACCGACGGCCACCAGCCGGTTCATGCTCAAGCCCTACTACTGGAACAACGACGGGTTCACGTTGACCGGCGGCACAGTCCTGGGACAGCCGGGAGTCACGAGGTGGGATCAAAACAACCGCAACTATGGCCTAGTCGCGCAATACGATGTCGATTTCTGGGGCGTGACGGGTTCGGTGGGGTATTGGCATGACACGATGCAAGCGCCGCCGCCACCCGTCAACATGAAAGCCTTCAATGTGCTTCCGAGTGGTCAACTGCAGTTTCGTCAATGGTCGCTCTTGGATCAACAAAATCAACATGTCTTCCATGCTCCGTATGTGAAGTTGGCGAAACATACGGATCGCTATGATGTCCAAATCGGCCTCAAATATCTCTATCAAATACGTCCATCGTATCAAGGCTATAATCTCACCGGACTTCCCGATGTGCCGTACGACCAAGTGTTTAATGCCAATCCCACGGCCAATCCCAACTTAGCGATCGGGTCCGGTTCTTACCATCAGTTTCTTCCGTACGCCGGCTTCAGTTATTCCTTCACCAGCGAGCTGGCGGGCCGATTCGTCTATGGCCGCAACTATGGCCGCCCTGACTGGGGACCGGCCATCAGTGCGTTTAATGGGAATCAGGCCGCGTTTCTGTCGCAAGGATTGACGCTCAACAGCATCGTGAGTCCGTTGCGACCTCAGATCACCGACAATTTCGATGTCGGCCTCAGATACACCCAGCGGCATTGGTACATTGCGCCGACGCTCTTCGACACCGAGGTGCACAATCAGGAAACGTTTATTTTTGATCCGAAGGTCAATACCCAGTACGCCGTCCCCGACATGCAGGCACGATCGGTAGGAGGAGAACTCGAGGTCGGCATCGAACCCTTCGACAAGTTTTCGATCTTCGGAACGGCTTCGTACTTTCGGTATTATTTCTTGAACAATGTCAGAACCGGCACGAACGCAACCCTTCAGGCCCAAGGCAATCAGGTGCCTGATGCTCCGAAGTACATGGCAAAAATCGGTGCCAGCTATGAATTCCACGGATTGACGGTCGCTCCGATCATACGCTGGATCGGCTCTCGCTTCGGAGATGCCGCCAATACCCAACGCGTGTCCGACTACTATATCGTGGACGTCAATCTCGCCTATGCCATTCCCGAGGCATTCGGGTACGAGAAGTTGGGTCTCAAGCATCTGCAGTTGTTTGCGAGTTTTCTCAATGTCACCGATCGAAAATACGTCAGCCTCATCAGCTTCAACGAATTGCAGTTTACGGGAGGGACGTCCTATTTTGCCGGGGCGCCCTTCACGGCCGTGGTCGGCTTGACGGCGAGCACATTCTAA